One genomic region from Bos indicus isolate NIAB-ARS_2022 breed Sahiwal x Tharparkar chromosome 17, NIAB-ARS_B.indTharparkar_mat_pri_1.0, whole genome shotgun sequence encodes:
- the PUS1 gene encoding pseudouridylate synthase 1 homolog isoform X1, whose product MGLPGLRAAAWALRRACGPWTPHLGPRLLCLHPMAGNGEAPIPVGAKQEQDKKARSGWQGPTRIWEETEQQAKKLKSSEDGEQQRKLPKRKIVLLMAYSGKGYHGMQRNVGSSKFKTIEDDLVSALVRSGCIPENHGEDMRKMSFQRCARTDKGVSAAGQVVSLKVWLIDDILEKINSHLPSHIRILGLKRVTGGFNSKNKCDARTYVYMLPTFAFAHKDHDSQDETYRLSAETLGRVNRLLACYKGTHNFHNFTSQKGPHEPSARRYILDMFCEEPFVREGMEFAVIKVKGQSFMTHQIRKMVGLVVAIVKGYAPESVLERCWGEAKVDVPKAPGLGLVLERVHFEKYNQRFGHDGLHEPLDWAREEAEVTAFKEQHIYPTIISTERQERSMAQWLSTLPMHDFSATAHAAAGLGTKAPSSLEGSDGVGDSD is encoded by the exons ATGGGGCTCCCCGGCCTGCGGGCGGCGGCCTGGGCCCTGAGGAGAGCCTGCGGACCGTGGACCCCGCACCTGGGACCGCGCCTCCTCTG TTTGCACCCAATGGCTGGGAACGGGGAGGCCCCCATCCCCGTGGGAGCCAAACAGGAGCAGGACAAGAAGGCCCGGAGTGGCTGGCAGGGCCCCACCAGGATCTGGGAGGAAACAGAGCAGCAGGCCAAGAAGCTCAAGAGCAGCGAGGATGGGGAGCAGCAGAGGAAGCTGCCCAAGCGGAAGATCGTGCTGCTCATGGCTTATTCTGGGAAGGGCTACCACGGCATGCAG aGGAATGTTGGGTCCTCGAAATTCAAGACCATCGAAGATGACCTGGTGTCGGCCCTGGTCCGCTCGGGCTGTATTCCTGAGAATCACGGGGAGGACATGCGGAAGATGTCTTTCCAGCGCTGCGCTCGGACGGACAAG GGCGTGTCTGCGGCCGGCCAGGTCGTGTCCCTGAAGGTGTGGCTGATTGatgacattttagaaaagatCAACAGCCACCTTCCGTCTCACATTCGGATTCTGG GACTGAAGAGGGTCACGGGCGGCTTCAACTCCAAGAACAAGTGCGACGCCAGGACCTACGTCTACATGCTGCCCACGTTTGCCTTCGCCCACAAGGACCACGACTCGCAGGACGAGACGTACCGACTGAGCGCGGAGACGCTGGGGCGTGTGAACCGGCTCCTGGCCTGCTACAAAGGCACCCACAACTTCCACAACTTCACCTCCCAGAAGGGGCCCCACGAGCCCAGCGCCCGACGCTACATCCTCGACATGTTCTGTGAGGAGCCCTTCGTGCGTGAGGGCATGGAGTTCGCTGTGATCAAGGTCAAGGGCCAGAGCTTCATGACGCACCAGATCAGGAAGATGGTGGGGCTAGTGGTGGCCATCGTCAAGGGCTACGCGCCTGAGAGTGTGCTGGAGCGCTGCTGGGGGGAGGCCAAGGTGGACGTGCCCAAGgctccagggctggggctggtCCTGGAGCGAGTGCACTTCGAGAAGTACAACCAGCGCTTCGGCCATGACGGGCTACACGAGCCGCTGGACTGGGCACGGGAGGAGGCAGAGGTCACAGCCTTCAAGGAGCAGCACATCTACCCCACGATCATTAGCACTGAGCGCCAGGAGAGGTCCATGGCCCAGTGGCTGAGCACCCTGCCTATGCACGACTTCAGCGCCACTGCCCATGCTGCCGCTGGCCTAGGCAccaag
- the PUS1 gene encoding pseudouridylate synthase 1 homolog isoform X2, which yields MAGNGEAPIPVGAKQEQDKKARSGWQGPTRIWEETEQQAKKLKSSEDGEQQRKLPKRKIVLLMAYSGKGYHGMQRNVGSSKFKTIEDDLVSALVRSGCIPENHGEDMRKMSFQRCARTDKGVSAAGQVVSLKVWLIDDILEKINSHLPSHIRILGLKRVTGGFNSKNKCDARTYVYMLPTFAFAHKDHDSQDETYRLSAETLGRVNRLLACYKGTHNFHNFTSQKGPHEPSARRYILDMFCEEPFVREGMEFAVIKVKGQSFMTHQIRKMVGLVVAIVKGYAPESVLERCWGEAKVDVPKAPGLGLVLERVHFEKYNQRFGHDGLHEPLDWAREEAEVTAFKEQHIYPTIISTERQERSMAQWLSTLPMHDFSATAHAAAGLGTKAPSSLEGSDGVGDSD from the exons ATGGCTGGGAACGGGGAGGCCCCCATCCCCGTGGGAGCCAAACAGGAGCAGGACAAGAAGGCCCGGAGTGGCTGGCAGGGCCCCACCAGGATCTGGGAGGAAACAGAGCAGCAGGCCAAGAAGCTCAAGAGCAGCGAGGATGGGGAGCAGCAGAGGAAGCTGCCCAAGCGGAAGATCGTGCTGCTCATGGCTTATTCTGGGAAGGGCTACCACGGCATGCAG aGGAATGTTGGGTCCTCGAAATTCAAGACCATCGAAGATGACCTGGTGTCGGCCCTGGTCCGCTCGGGCTGTATTCCTGAGAATCACGGGGAGGACATGCGGAAGATGTCTTTCCAGCGCTGCGCTCGGACGGACAAG GGCGTGTCTGCGGCCGGCCAGGTCGTGTCCCTGAAGGTGTGGCTGATTGatgacattttagaaaagatCAACAGCCACCTTCCGTCTCACATTCGGATTCTGG GACTGAAGAGGGTCACGGGCGGCTTCAACTCCAAGAACAAGTGCGACGCCAGGACCTACGTCTACATGCTGCCCACGTTTGCCTTCGCCCACAAGGACCACGACTCGCAGGACGAGACGTACCGACTGAGCGCGGAGACGCTGGGGCGTGTGAACCGGCTCCTGGCCTGCTACAAAGGCACCCACAACTTCCACAACTTCACCTCCCAGAAGGGGCCCCACGAGCCCAGCGCCCGACGCTACATCCTCGACATGTTCTGTGAGGAGCCCTTCGTGCGTGAGGGCATGGAGTTCGCTGTGATCAAGGTCAAGGGCCAGAGCTTCATGACGCACCAGATCAGGAAGATGGTGGGGCTAGTGGTGGCCATCGTCAAGGGCTACGCGCCTGAGAGTGTGCTGGAGCGCTGCTGGGGGGAGGCCAAGGTGGACGTGCCCAAGgctccagggctggggctggtCCTGGAGCGAGTGCACTTCGAGAAGTACAACCAGCGCTTCGGCCATGACGGGCTACACGAGCCGCTGGACTGGGCACGGGAGGAGGCAGAGGTCACAGCCTTCAAGGAGCAGCACATCTACCCCACGATCATTAGCACTGAGCGCCAGGAGAGGTCCATGGCCCAGTGGCTGAGCACCCTGCCTATGCACGACTTCAGCGCCACTGCCCATGCTGCCGCTGGCCTAGGCAccaag